One Populus nigra chromosome 16, ddPopNigr1.1, whole genome shotgun sequence genomic window, atatttattttctttttttcatttacctCTTCAACAATGAATCAACTTCCTATGTTATATATGCTCATATCTGTTGATCCTTATTTATACATGTTTCTCTTTTAGGGTTAATGTATATAGCAACATCTAATATTGTTAGggttttgataatattattgcCATAATTGATTAAATGATGATGCACACCATCATTATATTCTGAAAAAAGATGGATGTAAACTGGTTTTCACTAATATATGAAAGTACAGTCTAGTTAGGTATAAGTAGTTGGAGAATTTGGGGTGTTTTCGAGTCATGATTTAGCCTAGTACTTTGTTTTTTGGGCTAAGCTTCTCATCTCTCCTTCATAAACTTCTGCCTGGGCAATATTTAGTAGGCTGCTGCTGTAATTAGCACTGAACAATTCCAACGCTACTCTTCTCCACAATCCTTTATGAAATCTTGCATGATCTTGAATCTCATATATAGGAAAACTACAAGTATATTATCATCAACCTGCAGATACTCGATACATCCTAAAATTTAAGGGTCTAGACGAACGAGCCAAAGAAATCACTAAACCAAGactaataatgatgatgatccATATATATGCATGCTTCTTGCATGGATATTATACATGCATGCACGGTTTGATAATTTTGTGTACGGTTGTGCGTGCATCAGTAGAAGCATGTTCTTTTCCTTTAGTTAGGTGCTTTATTAATtaactttcttttgttttatttataattagcgttaataattatgattttccagctcctcttttgttaatttaacCTATATAATCTTCCTTACAAATCGAATTTGGTCGATTAATTCatcgcgcgcgcacacacacacatatatcatatatgtgtgtgtgtgtgtggtgagAGTATACATGAAGCTCTCTCTTTGATCTGTACAAGGACATATATGTGTGCGTGCATGTGCACGATAGAGAGACAGAAACAAAGAGAAGgcacaatttaatattttgatcgaGTTGCAATATGTGAATATGTTTAGtattggtgttttttaaaaatatagatttttttttattgtgtatatatattaacacattaaaatcatttaaaaacatcaatttaatattttcaggtgaaaaataattaaaaaaacagattatAATACAAAGTTTTGTATATTTCATTATAACACATTAATTCCCACTAAACGAATTGAAACGATGCGTTTTccatttaccttttcttttctttcacttaatttatttcaagaaaCCTAGCTGTcatctgaatttattttttctgctttcatttttcttttgtaggATAAAAGGAAATATATAGTCCACCCCTAAAATTCAATTACGCCCACATAAGCTAAAACATTTGCATTGTACTTTGTGGATATAGGCATGTAGCTAAATGGAGGGTGGAAAAAAAAGGCTGAAGAAaggatttatttttccttcttttgttAAAACAAGAGCCGAATTGATCTGTCGACAAACCTAACAAAGAATTTTTTGTTTGTACCATTACAAGAAAAAGggtgaaaaaacaagaaatttcttTCAGTGACCAGTGCAATAATGTTTCTAGCTGCCATGATGAGAGCTAGATTTGAATGACTAGTGATGCCAGGGAAAGTGGCTGCGAGTTAAATCATTAAACAGAAGCCAGAATTGACCTAGCCCATAACAGAAGTAGGCAGGAACCTGCAGCTATTCTCCCTGAACTTTCATCTGGGAGCATGACTCTAGTTAGAGTCAAAGCCTCTTAAACACAACCCAACACCACATCCCCAATAAATATGAGCATAATAAACCCTTTATTACCAGCTTAACCTAAGATTTAGCAAATCTTTTAACTACCCCCAACAAGAAAAcattattgaaaacaaatttgtcGAAACATGCTAGCTTTTAGTGATTGTAGAAACagcattaattaaattgatactAGATGAATTTAGTACTTGTCGAAACATCATGTTATTTAAGCTTTCTTTTTATACAGGAGTTATCGAGGTATCAAAGAGAGCAAGGCACAGCGTGGGAATTTCTAGGCATGAGCAGCATGCAGAGCTTCTACTCTATTGACAAACTCGCTGCTCGCTCATTTAATGCTCATCTTGGCTTGCCCTATGAGATGAGTCATTTCTGTTAGTCACAGTGAACCTACATTTCCAGCAGGGTTCCCCCTTTAGAACATGCTGAACCTAAAACACAGCATATATAGTTCTTGAACAAGAAGACCAGGAGGACTTGCAGACCTTGGCATTGTCCCAGAATGATACATACAATCAAacgaaaaacaaatttttttttaaaaaaacaaatattatttcaaaaaacactttaaaaaataatctctatcATTATTCCAAACACCCTCTAAATTCATTGTGGTCCCTCAAGTGTTGCAAGTGAGTAAATTAATCTCCTATTCTTTATCTATGAGCATATCAAACCTAATACTTCCAATTTATGATCCCTTCATCCACTTGCATGTGCACGTGTGGTAACAGGAGGCACACATCTGATGAAAATGTTTTGCATGGAGGATCAACTTAATCTGTGACTAAAAATTAAAGCACGAGGGTTTTCATGCCAAAAATCCACTATGTTTCTCCTGCAAAGTAGTGAATTTTCAATGAccccaacaaaacaaaaacaacaattcCAAGCAAGGCTCCTTTGTCTTAAGAAGCAGGAAATCTATTTCGAGTTTATAAATGTAATATGTTACATAATTCAATCATAAAAGATAGAAAGTTAAGAAACACAAGATGCAATCCAATCTTTTACTCTTATTACACGAATTGACAAGATGCAGAAGGGAACAAGTCACATTAGGGAAAGATTCGACATCCTTGAAACTAGTGCAATAAGctaataacttgttattacTATTACTGCTCATCCTGGCTCCCCAGGTAACATTAGTAGTTTTGGTTGATTGTTGAACTGAACATAATTCCTGAAAGGTTTAGCTTATGGTTCAGTATTAAACCTTGAACACAGCATAACCATAAAATAACATGACCAAAAGACATGCAAATCATATCCTGGCTTATTAACAGAAAAACTATCAAGCAACATCACCACCCAGTCCCAACAATAGCAGAGTCACTTCTGGTAATCCATCGGAAGAAGATACATCTAATGCTAGGGATGTGCAGGAGTATAAGACACCAACAGATATACAGCGCTATATACATGTAGGCAGCAATGTGAAGTCCTTTCTTCCTGGCCTTCATCCGCATTAAAAACTGAAAAGCCACGTCCAATCTCCCCTCGACAAAATATTCCAGCCATTGGGAACCCGGGAAAATTGTCCAAAAACGGTGAGCTATCAACATTGCAGCGTTCGAAAAATGATTCACCACGGCCACaacaagagaaaacaaaacCTCCAACAAGCTCCTTATTACAAACATTGTCATAAACACCCCGTGCGCGAAGGCAGTTTCTAGAACTCCAGTCTAGATTCAGGTTTCTGAAATTCTTGGAGACATTACTGCATGAAGATAATGCAGCACTTGGATCTGAATAGTAAAATTGGAAATAGTCACCGGTTCTGATGCCAACTCCGTCAGCAAAAAGATACTCTTGATCTCCCCTGTTGACAAAAAACTATCTCGGTGAGAAGAGTATCTTAGAAAATGGTCTGAGAGTGTGAGCTTAAACCAAGCAAAGAAAACAATTCCTACACCCAAATTTATTGCTATGATACTAATATTGTTGGTTCTAGCACCTGTGTTCACAGCACTAAAGTtgtaaattcaattttcatcagTTGTTTTGATTATAGATTCAGAAACGCTTAAGAGTATAACACTGTGATCATTCTTAAGGAATACAGAGtaaaagggaaaagaagaaaataatgcgAGAATCTCTTTACATATAATGAGGTGAGTTGATGAAGATAACAAACTTTTCATGTTTCATAAATTCTTCCAAGAGCATGGTTGCCGTAGGGAAATTTCTTCGAGGAGAGCAACTTACCTAGAGACTTGCCTCAAGGCAAGCCAAACCCTAGACCTATTCCTGAATTTGATGATTGCATTCTATGATGGgagattttcaaagaaaaaaattattaagtggTTGGCAGAGTTGGAAACTTACTTTTATTTCAACGAGATTCCTTATCATAAAAAAGTAGAACTTGTCATACACAAACTTTCTTGTGGTGTTAGAAAATGATGGTTTGAATTACTAGACTTTAGAACTCCTATTAGTATACCTTTAATTTCATCTTGGCAAGATTTGaaacaattattaattttggattttatacaAGATGATTATAAAGAGATTTTCTATTGGGTAGATAAGCaaatagattattattatttgccttgtgtttaaacttttcaaaaggCAAGGAGGAAAAACGTGGAGGAGTTTGGAGAGAGCAAAATTTCAAAGCTATCTAATTATGTCGAAGATAACATGATCAAAGAGGGCGCTGACAAACAATTTCAGTCTTTTAACCGTAAGTTAGAGAAGCTAGTGGTAAACAATGATCTTTCAGTCATGAATGAAGATCTAGCAAACAAGAACATGGAGGATATGGTAGTTTCTGACAATTTTTCTATAGATATTATGGAAAGAGTATTTTGTTGTTCCTTTACATATAATGGTTATAGTATTGGAGGTCATAAATGATGATGAACTCGAGTTTGAAGAGAATGTGGGAAGGAAATACAAGTGGACTTCATAGGAATGGAAAGTATAACATTAAATATGGAATTTTCTTTGCGGGCACAcatcatatattaaattttgaagttcACGGATCAAGGACATGCTACTTCGTGAATATGTTAGTTACAATgctatatttgaaatatttgttcATTTAGGGTGGAAGAGTTCAATTCCTGAAAAAGTAACTCGTGGGCAAGTTTTTCAAAAGTAGAGAGGACTGACGTGGGGAAATTTCTTCCATATTCTTggcataataatttttattgcattatttCATTAATGGTTAAGGTTTTTAGGTTTTGAAGAGTTTAAGAATAGTTCAAGATGTAGTTTTGGTAAATcaaacataacttttaatccgaccgatGGATTGAGCAGAAATTTTGACAGAAGATTTTGAATGCCTTGTTTtctattgagttaaaatttcatgatgatTGAAGATTGAGAAGGAATTCAAATAAGGTTCGTAAGTTACTATGCAAAATTGTCTTTATTTACCTTAttgtatttggattttttttcttacctagcttagaacttttaatttaattagtattttactatttagtaATTCTAATGCTAAatggattttattaattagatgagttttaattaggaatccttttctataaaagattttaaaactaaaatatatacagATGCCTAGTTTATTTTGAGATTGAAGATTCTTATTTAGacttttaataaaacactagagagttttctctaaatttttttatagcttAAGCCTTTAACCTTAAGACTTGTAAACCCTAGCTTTTATCCACGCTACACCGCATCAATGGTGAATGTCTGTAAGAAAATACAAGGCACGTAAAGACTATGAAAGTTAGACATCTCACCCCATAACTCCATGGAAAACCAGGAATGTCATCACTCTTGACTTCTGTGACCCTATAAAGCAACGTCTTTGTTCAGTAACCCCAATGTACAGATCAGGGTGTCCAACTTGGTTCACCAACTGTCACATATTCATAAGTTACAGAGAgcacaaataaaatgaaaggagTGATTATATACATtcaataaaacataatataatagAAGATTAATAACATTGAAACAGCACTCAACAACCAAAGAAAACACTGAGGCAGTAGAAGTTCATTGCCCTTAAGCATCAAAATATAGAAATGTATATTTCTAAGCATACATCTTATAGAAATATCATATATAGATGATGTAAGCACTACAAACAACTAGGAATTAGGAAATCACCATAAGCCAAAAGAATGGCTTTCCAAAAGGCCAGCATACCTCATTGTTGATGTCATCTAGAATCCTTTGACCATCTTGAATCTCATGTTCCCCTTCTCTTCTGGCAGTAAGCCATGTAGTATGACCTGTCCCAGATACAATCTTTTTGACAGAAACTGCCTTGTACCTTGGACCTACTGCAGAAACACCAGATGATAATGCAGCATGGAATTGGATTTCCCCTGTGCCTGCTCAATAAGTGAAAGTAGCAGAGATATGAGATAATATGTCATATGATTAGACAATGAATAGGTAAGTACATACTGTGCATTGTCTATTCCATTTTAGTTGCAAAAGTTGAAGCAACAAAAACAGAGATGAATAATTAGATACCACAAGGTTTGTCTCGATCCCTTGCAAATACAAGAGCAACTGCAGCAGAAAAATATTCACTGCTCTCATAGTCATTTCTTGACTCTACGCCATTTCTGTACAAGAATTGGGCTCTCTCGTCACCGATAATGATAGTGTCACTTGACATGGCATGATCTGCAACAGAACATAATATCAACTTAAGTAGCAACACAGGAGATTGCTATGTGACAGTTTATGATGTTTAGCAATCCTTTCAAAATGTGGGACAAGAATTAAATGGCcaattattttgttagctaaATAGATATGAGTTTGCTTAGTCCACTTTCTAGTGATTGACCAAACAGATAAGATAAGcgacaattttttatattcttaaataacCTATTGCTGCAGGTAGAGAGCATGGCAGAAAAGGAACCTACTCTCATCAACCTCTTATGACTCTTCcagaaaacaaaatgaacaaATAATAGATGCAAAAATTTCTTCCTCTTCACACTATTTGGTTTCAGAATGTATATAAATATGAACCTTCAGATCAACTATGCCAATTAATTGCATAATTTGCATTAGCAGTCCTTGCCATGTCAGGGTcccaaaagaaaacattttctgtGGACAAGACAATCCTTGCTCTATTTTcctataaagaaaaacaaaaaaaagaagaaagaatgcttCCTTAGTTGAGAAAGCTCACCCAGCTTTTCCATGACAGGTTTCTGGTCAGCATCTTCATCCTATAGCAGGACCAAAGTCACATCTTAGCAAGAATCTCATTCAATAAAAGGATGTGCGAGCAAGTTGGAAAACATTAGCTTACTCCAAACATTATAATGCCAACTGGTGATGCACAACCAGAAATAGAAGTTGCATAATCCTTAATATCCATCACAAAGTTATCAACCATTGCCGCTCGACATCCCTGATTTCACTTCAGCAAAACATCCACGAGCAGTTATCTTATTGACAAAAAACTCATAAAGCTCTACATACTTCCTCTAAAATAATAATCGGTGTATGCTACACATCACATATGCCAATCATCAAGAATGACATGATTATTTCGCTCTACCTTATTGTCCCCATTTCCTTTCCCAAATCAAGCTCAGAGCCACGGAACCATTCAACTTGGCGCAATAGAAAATGAAGAATCCAtagaaaacatcatttttaCAAACTGAAGTTTAGTTACCTTTCTTGGTTGAAACAGCGGGATGGCATCAACTTTTAGTCCTGGTAAAAACCCCACAGTCAAAATGATACCAATGTATGCATTTGATTCTCCATCAACCCAATATTCTTCCAACATAACCTACACaagtacaaattaattaaaaagaagccAGTTATGTATGCTTCCAACGTAACCTACACaagtaaatatttattaaaaagaagcCAGTAATGTAGTCTTTcatatttcttaaaaagaacaaaactaaaaatccTTTACAGTGCTGACCTCTCTATGTTCATCAGTAACAGCATCTCTTCCCATGATTCCACTTGTACAAGACACAATAATTGGAATTTGGAAACCAAGTTTTGTTGCTAACTGCAAAACAAACCATACCAAGTAAACGTTATTATGTTAACCAAAAACAAGAAAGCCAAAAAATGTCAGGAGGAAATACTGTAACGAatgataaattttacaaaattgagTCTTCCACTCAAATCAAATCCACTGCCAATAACATTTGCAATGGCAAAATGTGGTCTAATTGGCTCTGAGAGAACCTTATTCACCACCTCTTCTAATGCAACCTGTTTGatcatcaaaaacacaaaaacccaATTCAAGTTAGAGACTTTACACTACACTAAagatcttttctttatttttcaaggtCCCAACAAGACTCTTCCATTGCAAATATTGATATCAttgaaaaacaccaaaaacccAATTCAAGTTAAAGACTTACACTACACTAATGatcgtttatttatttttcaaggtcCCAACAAGACTCTTATAAATGTAAATATTGATATCATCGAAAAACACAGAACTCCAATTCTAGATAGAGACAGAATTTGCACTaaagatataatatttattgatttttttgaaaacccaACAAACCTTTGCGTCTGGATTGAGAGAAAAAGCAGAGGCAAACTTTGGTTTGtagaggatttgattgcaaaTTTGGTTCCATGATTTACTAACACAAGCTGCTGATGCAAACGATAAAGCTGGTAGTCTCTTTAGGATGTTTTGGATAAGGTCTTCGTTTATTGATGCAAAGCTTGTCATTGGCGTTTGGGGTTCTTTTGGTTTCTCCTCCATTGTTACCAGAATTCGACAACTGTTGCTGAAAGTGAAAGgcattatatagttttttttttctctgcaaaCGACTTGTCATTTGAATCTGATTAAACGACAACTGTTTTTGAGTTTCTGCCAAGGAGTCGTTTTGTGCGTTTCATTACACAGTGGCggcattttattattttttagtatttattttaatccataaaaaatgataacattTTCAAAtaggatttatatatatatatatatatatataattgacatattatcattttacctatttatttatttaatttttcaacaaattGGGGTATTTTCAAACACCTTTTCAGATAATTGAGAAATACTAACCACATCTAAActtgcatatttatttattcacatcGTTCTTCCATTCAAACTAGAGATAATAGTATAGGAAGTAAATTCACTTATCCtccaaaccaaattttaattttttttattatgttttattaaaaaaatatattagttgtGTATTTAAagtagttattaaacttgacttATTCCGTGtaagatttaaattataaattaaaatgttaatttaattttttaaaaatcaaaataatattatttaaaaataataattaaatcattaattttgatcTATCTGAATTTAGATTTTAACTAGGTCAACCTATCTTAGTACCAATCAAAGCAGGAAGATAAGATGTAAGAGTTTGTTAACATTGTGAAACGGCATAACTTGGTTGTATGAACTATGAAATTAGAGATAGAAATTGGCACTCATaggttaagtttttttatatttatattttattcattatttattagataaaaaatttaattttcatatccTATCCATGCATCAAGTTTTGAGTATTTATATAGATATCAATTATtgactattatttattatttaatataaaataaaattataatgtatatatatttgaagtgtgtgtgtatgtatattaatatgtatatattatattggattcaaaaaataaaaatgttgtaaTATACatttatataatacaaatatatatttgagttaGGTTTTCAACGATACTCACTAACCTATTCAGTATCCATCGGATAAGATATCCATAGAAAAAACTACCCACTCAGTTCAGATTAAGTTGAGATTCATCGGGTTAGAATTAAAATGTCATCCAGTATGAACAATCATGCAATTCTTAGTTTTGAGTGTATTTTGTTCACTGCATGTGCAAGACACTAGAGTCTAGTAAAGGAAGCAAGACTTTTAGGCAAAGGAGATCATATAGGAAAGGAGTGATCCTCTCCAATACAGTTCCATACATTATTATGCATACAACCATCAAGCATCTACTGCTTTTTTAAGGTTGACGAAACATAAATGACAAACTAAAAAGCTTCAACTGTAATTAGACTGACAGCTACATACCTGTCCAACTCCTCTAATGCAGCAAAGTATCCTGCTAGTCCAAACTCTGGAAACACTTCATAGAAGAGAGAGCCGGCGATTCATTTCCGGAAAATGGTAACATAACAAGAGATTCAGGAAATTGCGATTCTTTTCGCTGTTACAGGATTTATTCATGCTTGACTCCTAATAGAGATTAATTCTCTACGGATGGTGGAAGatatgacataaccaaatatattGTGCTGTAAACATGGAGACAGCACCTAGGGGAGTTTACATCTTCGTATTCTTCATTCATCAAGCTTTTGGGGCCCCTTCCAATTTCTCCTCTGCAGAATAATCCTGCTACTGGAGCCGTAGGAAAGCTGTCGCAAAATGGATAGCTATCAACAAAAGGGTCCCCGAAGAATGACTTGCCACGACGATAGCAAGAGAAAATGAGACCACCGAGAACTTCTTTCTTGTCATCCTTGTCAGCGAAATTGCTCAAATGAAGATAATTTTTGCTTTTCAGTTCTGCCTTCAGGGCTAAAAGTTTGTTAAAGGCATGATCACATGTTGATGAAGCAGTTTCAGAATCTGACTGGTAGAATAGGAAGGAATCACCAGGCTGGATGCCAACACCATTGACATTAAAGTAACGGCCACCACCTCTGTTTAAAGTCAAGAGAAAACAGAGTCAATCTAAATATTTGGTGCTATTGATGATCAAAGAAATcctgaacatatatatattctggACCAGATATATTTGTTACCAGATAAAAAACATAATGTAAGACACAGTACAGATGGAAACTGATCGCTTATCTTACCCTCTTACTTCGTAGAAATCCAAACATCTTCCTGGTGTCCAAATTCCGGAATCATTGGTGCTTATAGTTTCTTTTGTGACACCAATGTAGATATCAGCAGACTTATTTGCGTCCCTGAACTGCAACAGATTCATTTGGTTAATTAAGgaagaaaataagttttaaaacaatatactGATGAGACACTCTCCTTCAAAAGCACAAGGAAATACTCCacttttaaattagatttgtcGATAACAGCAATTTCTCAGTTATATGTCTTAAACTCAACAGCAAAACCAAGAAACTGTGAAGGGATAGTCAGATGGGGACTATGAGGCAAACTTCTAATCAGCCTTAATTAATACCCGtttcaatttaataaacatGGAACTTCATCTACCTAGTTTGAACATCAAAAAATGGCAATTAAGCAAATGTAGTTGGGCATAGCATGGTGGTTCAGCTTTTTGTCCAGATGTGAATTAGTTCATTACAGAACTCTTAACATAGATCTTTCGCAAAACAACAGAAGAGGAAATCCCGTCATTTCTTCACTTTTCTATAAcagtaaaaagacaaaaaaaaaaaaaaacctgttgtTTGAGATCATTTAAAATCTCCCCGGCAGCCACAATGCCATTCTGTCCTTTCAGTTTTGCACTGATCCA contains:
- the LOC133676184 gene encoding F-box/LRR-repeat protein At5g63520-like; this translates as MEEKPKEPQTPMTSFASINEDLIQNILKRLPALSFASAACVSKSWNQICNQILYKPKFASAFSLNPDAKVALEEVVNKVLSEPIRPHFAIANVIGSGFDLSGRLNFLATKLGFQIPIIVSCTSGIMGRDAVTDEHREVMLEEYWVDGESNAYIGIILTVGFLPGLKVDAIPLFQPRKGCRAAMVDNFVMDIKDYATSISGCASPVGIIMFGDEDADQKPVMEKLDHAMSSDTIIIGDERAQFLYRNGVESRNDYESSEYFSAAVALVFARDRDKPCGTGEIQFHAALSSGVSAVGPRYKAVSVKKIVSGTGHTTWLTARREGEHEIQDGQRILDDINNELVNQVGHPDLYIGVTEQRRCFIGSQKSRVMTFLVFHGVMGGDQEYLFADGVGIRTGDYFQFYYSDPSAALSSCSNVSKNFRNLNLDWSSRNCLRARGVYDNVCNKELVGGFVFSCCGRGESFFERCNVDSSPFLDNFPGFPMAGIFCRGEIGRGFSVFNADEGQEERTSHCCLHVYSAVYLLVSYTPAHP